CCCCCAGGCGGAACTGGAGCAGAAGCTCGCCGAGTTCACGGCCGGCTTCTCTCACAGCGGTGAGTACGTATGCAGGAACCAATTCCTCTCCGGGCATCCGGCGATCCAGATCTGCAAATACGCCCGCGAGCACAAGTGCGACCTGATCGTGCTCTCCACGCACGGAAGGACTGGGCTGAGCCATCTGTTCATTGGCTCCACGGCCGAACAGGTCGTGCGGCACGCCCCCTGCGCTGTTCTCACCCTGCCCGTACCACGCGTGAAGTAGAACCGGCGCCGGACCCCGAGGGTCCGAACTCGCCCCCGGGAAGCATCGCTTGAGTCACGTCGTCCCGACTGCGGTTCATCATGTGGGTCTCGTCGGGTTTGTCGCTTCACCGAAGGCCTGGCGAACCAGGCTGAAGTGGCGGAACCAGGTTACGACGGTGTTTAAACTGGCGATCGTTGGGGACACCATGTCTGGGTCTTCTTTCCTCGTCGCAGCAGACTCCTTTAAAGCATTTGCAGTAGGAGCTCCGAGCCCTGCGAGAAGCCGCGGTCTCGGGCGCAAGCCCCCTTTACTTCCGACGCTTCCGCTTGCGGCGTTCGACCTCAAGCTGTCCGAGGGAACCAAGGCAAGCGCGCCGTAGATCCCCTGGCGAGAGATCATCGGCATGCGGAATCGTCTGGTTCACGGCTACGCCTCGGTGGACCACGACATCGTCTGGGATGTCGTTGCGGGCGACCTGACCGAGGTCATCGACTCCCTCGAAGAACCGTTCGCGGACAGCTCGGCCTCCGACTGAGCGCGCGGTGACGCCTCACTAACGAGGATGATGGTACGCACAGTCCGTTCTTTCTGATCACGGGGCTCGCTCTTTGACGTGTCGTGCCGTGCGATGATCGGCCGAGTCCGATTCCGCAATGACGGCGTCCGCCTCGATCTCGATCAGCATCTCGGGATCGATGAGGGTTCTGATTTCGACCATCGTGGTGGTTGGCGGACAATTGGCAAAGACCTCGCCATGGGCTCGGCCGAACTCCTCCCACCGCGAGACATCGGTCACGAACATCCTTGTGCGGACGACGTTGGATAGGTTAGCGCCGAGCGAGAGTCGGCGTGATCTTAAGCCGGATTTCCCAGATGGGAGGCTGAATCGGGCACAATGAACCCTGGATCAGGCGCATGAACAAAGGCTTTCCTGGCTTTCGGCGCGCCCAAATCGGGAGAATCTGATGGGTGAAAGAGGGAAAGGCGTTCTCAGAGTCGTTTTCGACCGCAGCCTGAAGCTGGAGCTCCACGGTTCCAACGTCACCA
The bacterium DNA segment above includes these coding regions:
- a CDS encoding universal stress protein, which translates into the protein MLEFNRVLIPVDFSDHSKRSLEACSKIFSEQHTREFHFVYVWRPPSDAVTWDDPQAELEQKLAEFTAGFSHSGEYVCRNQFLSGHPAIQICKYAREHKCDLIVLSTHGRTGLSHLFIGSTAEQVVRHAPCAVLTLPVPRVK
- a CDS encoding DUF86 domain-containing protein; the protein is MRNRLVHGYASVDHDIVWDVVAGDLTEVIDSLEEPFADSSASD